A portion of the Cryptomeria japonica chromosome 5, Sugi_1.0, whole genome shotgun sequence genome contains these proteins:
- the LOC131029085 gene encoding uncharacterized protein LOC131029085, which translates to MSVPHLRYTLSSRYIGALCSTEVGSSSHDPSTAEAQPHIPLASGLFDGASHVRLHPSVTLAAHDTPYDLTTTTFLVRDSEPLRTTEHGRMEGGDTDTAHTHDGASQDHVQQDDSSQPPSCGVKRTADEMHKSS; encoded by the exons ATGTCGGTGCCCCATTTACGATAtacactttcatctagatacatt GGTGCTTTGTGTAGcaccgaggtgggtagttcttcacatgACCCGTCGACCGCTGAGGCtcaacctcatataccacta gcttctggattgtttgatggtgcatcacatgtacgccttcacccatcagttactttggctgcacatgacacaccatat gacttgactacaaccacttttcttgttcgtGATAGTGAACCTCTACGTACCACAgagcacggtcgtatg gagggtggagacactgatactgcacacacaCATGATGGTGCATCTCAAGACCACGTGCAAcaagatgattcatctcagccaccttcatgtggagtgaagaggactgcagatgagatgcacaagagttcttag